One window of the Eucalyptus grandis isolate ANBG69807.140 chromosome 8, ASM1654582v1, whole genome shotgun sequence genome contains the following:
- the LOC104429273 gene encoding serine protease HTRA2, mitochondrial-like — protein sequence MPVQPYFGWVMWNVSKENYKTLKQRYPTFPKAEEGVFVQKVIIGFPAYRAGVQDGDVIVDFNGKKVRHMNDMMKVMGKKSVAAVDVIVKRFRPGKDRVVPLTISFEQKDVAAPRSRL from the exons ATGCCTGTACAACCATATTTTGGATGGGTTATGTGGAACGTCAGCAAGGAGAACTACAAAACACTTAAACAACGTTACCCCACATTCCCTAAAGCTGAAGAAGGTGTCTTTGTACAGAAG GTAATAATAGGATTCCCTGCATATCGTGCTGGCGTTcaagatggtgatgtcatcgtggattttaatggaaaaaaagttCGCCATATGAATGAC ATGATGAAGGTAATGGGAAAGAAATCCGTGGCAGCTGTTGATGTAATTGTGAAGAGATTCAGGCCTGGCAAGGATCGTGTGGTTCCTCTGACCATAAGTTTCGAGCAGAAAGATGTTGCCGCTCCGAGGTCTCGACTTTGA
- the LOC104415573 gene encoding putative protease Do-like 14 produces MVYSADGQVLVRLQEAKKDVVGQVVDAYVDLDIAIVKTEKPTSPLSTAKVGSSSKLRPGDWAIAMGCPLSLQHTVTLGIISCVHRAGNELGLEGMMEYLQTDCAINPGNSGGPLCNVDGEVIGVNVENVKPDIASGVSFAVPVDLISAIIKPFQNFQRLVRPDFGWIVRNISGENFEALKQSYPTFPNAKDGVFLQKVFKGSPADHAGIRTGDVIVGFNGKQVRNIKEMMDARGERYGEPVIVNVKRARDAPVPLAITFKEKDVA; encoded by the exons ATGGTATATTCAGCCGATGGGCAG GTTCTCGTACGTTTGCAAGAAGCCAAGAAAGATGTTGTAGGCCAAGTTGTTGATGCTTACGTGGATCTTGATATTGCCATTGTAAAGACTGAAAAACCAACTTCTCCCCTTTCAACAGCAAAAGTTGGCTCATCTAGTAAGCTTCGTCCTGGAGACTGGGCAATAGCCATGGGCTGTCCACTTTCCCTTCAACACACTGTAACGCTTGGGATTATCAG CTGTGTTCATCGCGCGGGCAATGAGTTGGGACTTGAAGGAATGATGGAGTATCTACAAACAGATTGTGCAATCAATCCA GGAAACTCTGGGGGTCCTCTTTGCAATGTTGATGGAGAAGTAATTGGTGTCAATGTTGAGAATGTGAAACCGGACATAGCATCTGGAGTGAGCTTTGCTGTACCGGTTGATCTTATTTCAGCTATCATAAAGCCCTTCCAGAATTTTCA GAGGCTTGTACGGCCGGATTTCGGATGGATTGTGCGGAACATCAGTGGGGAGAACTTCGAAGCACTTAAACAAAGTTACCCCACATTTCCTAATGCTAAAGATGGCGTCTTTCTACAAAAG GTATTTAAAGGATCCCCTGCTGATCATGCGGGCATTCGAACCGGTGATGTTATTGTGGGATTTAACGGAAAACAAGTTCGGAACATCAAAGAG ATGATGGATGCTAGAGGGGAGAGATATGGGGAACCTGTCATAGTAAATGTGAAGAGAGCCAGGGATGCTCCGGTTCCTCTGGCCATAACTTTCAAGGAGAAAGATGTCGCTTAG
- the LOC104417703 gene encoding putative protease Do-like 14, which produces MARIAVAGTWLFHGYASKPKPSVSTPAQLHKEFTPALPAFFSLNRQRLEVLPSKSLQTSLIRCYDTNKAASAKSEENATPNKGYFRSIIAEAAAGITPAVVHLYAQQGQDEKFGSGAVIHEDGYILTCSHIFFDKTNMIHSSNGKVLVRLQKPKEDVVGQESKKDVVGQVVDAYVDLDIAIIKIDPPSSSLSTAKVGSSSELRPGDWAIAMGSPLCLPNTITLGIFSHVCRTSKDISDGGMHVEYLQTDCAINPGNSGGPLCNVDGELVGVNIEELQKASGVSFAVPVDFISAIIKPFQNFQSPLRPDFGWVVRNFSKNSEALAKNYSKFRYGNEGVFVQRVIKGSPANRAGIQDRDVIVEFNGKRVRDITEMMNAMGERSGKPVEVLVKRARDGRDDSVRLTITFQEKPVSRL; this is translated from the exons ATGGCGAGAATTGCTGTTGCTGGTACCTGGCTGTTCCATGGATATGCTAGCA AACCAAAGCCATCAGTCTCGACTCCTGCCCAATTGCATAAAGAATTCACGCCAGCTCTCCCggcatttttttccttgaatcGGCAGCGACTCG AAGTACTTCCCTCCAAGTCTCTTCAAACTAGTTTGATTAGGTGTTATGATACAAACAAGGCAGCTTCTGCTAAATCTGAAGAAAATGCAACACCAAATAAGGGATATTTTCGCAGTATAATTGCTGAAGCCGCTGCTGGGATCACTCCTGCAGTTGTTCATTTATATGCTCAACAAGGGCAAG ATGAGAAATTTGGTTCTGGAGCTGTAATTCATGAGGATGGCTACATTTTGACATGctctcatattttctttgacaaaacCAACATGATACATTCATCAAATGGGAAG GTTCTCGTACGTTTGCAAAAACCCAAGGAAGATGTTGTAGGCCAAGAATCCAAGAAAGATGTTGTAGGCCAAGTTGTTGATGCTTACGTTGATCTTGACATTGCCATCATAAAGATCGATCCCCCAAGTTCTTCTCTTTCAACAGCAAAAGTTGGTTCATCTAGTGAGCTTCGTCCTGGAGACTGGGCAATAGCCATGGGCAGTCCACTTTGCCTTCCAAACACTATTACACTCGGGATTTTCAG CCATGTTTGTCGGACGAGCAAAGACATCAGTGATGGAGGAATGCACGTAGAGTATCTACAGACAGATTGTGCAATCAATCCA GGAAATTCTGGGGGTCCTCTTTGCAATGTTGATGGAGAATTAGTTGGTGTCAATATAGAGGAACTTCAAAAAGCATCTGGAGTGAGCTTTGCTGTACCGGTTGATTTTATTTCAGCAATCATAAAGCCCTTCCAGAATTTTCA GAGTCCTTTACGACCCGATTTCGGATGGGTTGTGCGGAACTTCAGTAAGAACTCTGAAGCACTTGCAAAAAATTACAGCAAATTTCGCTATGGAAATGAAGGTGTCTTTGTACAAAGG GTAATAAAAGGATCCCCTGCTAATCGTGCTGGCATTCAAGACCGCGATGTCATCGTGGAATTTAATGGAAAAAGAGTTCGAGACATAACAGAG ATGATGAATGCTATGGGGGAAAGATCTGGAAAACCTGTTGAGGTACTTGTGAAGAGAGCCAGGGATGGCAGGGATGATTCAGTTCGTCTGACCATTACTTTCCAGGAGAAACCTGTCTCGAGATTGTAG
- the LOC104429275 gene encoding LOW QUALITY PROTEIN: ATP-dependent DNA helicase Q-like SIM (The sequence of the model RefSeq protein was modified relative to this genomic sequence to represent the inferred CDS: inserted 3 bases in 2 codons) produces the protein MKGEAVDGDAVIAKLVEMGFEYSSAVEAVKVVGASINEAADYILNGPSRTNMGASTSSDCSKVCVKALGKRALSLSQPSERMQQSKIPDHFGTKMQTKRSKFNVAKDALNAESKVSPVMEGNGNVHPDMHRDTKITSEIIAVDCPEELRLGADLEQQVSRLLQKRFGHASLKSFQREALAAWLSNQDCLVLAATGSGKSLCFQIPALLTGKVVVVISPLISLMHDQCLKLAKHGVSACFLGSGQPDKSVEKKAMEGKYGLIYVCPETVLRLIKPLQSLAAGRGIALFAIDEVHCVXKWGHDFRPDYRKLSVLRENFSTSKMKFLKFDIPLMALTATATNHVRKDVIQCLCMSKETKIVLTSFYRSNLRFSVKHSRTSSQTYETDFRVLIETYGLRSKISDKQHLDCAEDSDNTSGMXSEDDYCDRYEDDEVNSVNDDDTSSRERELSVEYLEDETDTFQGMDDWDVPCGGFHGESPDLSQKVSGSFEMSDSPMELKERLKLQQEPLDHGPTIIYVPTRKETLTIAEFLCYFGIKAAAYNAKLPKSKLRQVHKKFHEDNVEVVVATVAFGMGIDKLNVRRIIHYGWPQSLEAYYQEAGRAGRDGKLADCILFANLARTPTLLPSKRSEDQLKVEYKMLSDCHRYGMNTANCRARSLVEYFGEPFSHKKCYLCDVCIKGPPEKLDVREQADIFMQVLAAHKKQYALSFGNSGYITDSYDDDITCLGVKRRRSVKKLYLKLLVGKTRKQSPKYKATEIWWQGLARVMESKGYIKEGDEKAHVQIKYPELTERGWDFVRSQGEESFCIFPEADMLL, from the exons ATGAAGGGTGAAGCTGTTGATGGTGATGCCGTCATTGCAAAACTTGTTGAAATGGGATTTGAATATTCTTCAGCAGTAGAGGCTGTGAAAGTGGTTGGTGCTTCAATAAATGAGGCAGCTGACTATATCCTGAATGGCCCTTCGAGAACCAATATGGGTGCATCAACAAGTTCTGACTGTTCCAAAGTTTGTGTAAAAGCTTTAGGCAAAAGAGCTTTGTCCCTGTCACAACCTTCAGAAAGAATGCAGCAATCTAAAATTCCGGATCATTTTGGTACAAAAATGCAAACCAAAAGAAGTAAATTTAATGTGGCGAAAGATGCTTTGAATGCGGAGTCAAAAGTCTCACCTGTCATGGAAGGAAACGGGAACGTCCATCCTGATATGCATCGAGACACCAAGATCACATCAGAAATTATTGCTGTTGATTGCCCAGAAGAGCTGCGTTTGGGAGCAGACTTGGAGCAGCAAGTTAGTAGACTCTTACAGAAGCGCTTTGGTcatgcatccttgaagagtttcCAGAGAGAAGCTTTGGCTGCTTGGCTATCTAACCAAGATTGCCTTGTTCTCGCTGCAACAGGATCTG GTAAATCACTGTGTTTCCAGATTCCAGCCCTACTGACTGGGAAGGTGGTTGTTGTGATCTCACCATTGATAAGTTTAATGCATGACCAGTGTCTAAAGCTTGCAAAACATGGTGTCTCTGCCTGCTTTCTTGGATCTGGGCAACCTGACAAGAGTGTGGAAAAGAAAGCGATGGAGGGAAAATATGGTTTGATATATGTTTGCCCAGAGACGGTTTTAAG GCTGATAAAGCCACTACAAAGTCTTGCAGCAGGCCGAGGAATCGCATTATTTGCAATTGATGAAGTCCACTGTG TGAAATGGGGCCATGATTTTCGGCCTGACTACAG GAAACTATCTGTGTTAAGAGAGAACTTCAGCACTTCCAAGATGaagttcttgaaatttgacatccCACTAATGGCTTTGACTGCTACTGCTACTAACCATGTTCGAAAGGATGTTATTCAGTGCCTTTGCATGTCAAAGGAGACAAAGATTGTGCTTACATCATTCTACCGCTCCAATCTACGTTTTTCT GTTAAGCATAGCAGAACTTCTTCACAGACTTACGAAACGGATTTCCGTGTTTTGATAGAAACATATGGTTTGAGAAGTAAGATCAGTGACAAACAGCATCTCGACTGTGCTGAAGATTCCGATAATACATCAGGTAT TTCAGAGGACGATTACTGTGACAgatatgaagatgatgaagtgAATTCGGTGAATGATGATGACACCTCttcgagggagagagaattgTCAGTTGAATACTTAGAAGATGAAACGGACACCTTCCAGGGTATGGATGATTGGGATG TTCCCTGTGGAGGATTCCATGGAGAATCTCCTGATTTGAGCCAGAAGGTATCCGGTTCTTTTGAGATGTCTGATTCACCAATGGAACTGAAGGAAAGGCTGAAGCTTCAGCAAGAGCCATTAGATCATGGACCTACTATTATTTACGTCCCTACGAGGAAAGAAACTTTGACAATTGCCGAATTCTTGTGTTACTTCGGCATCAAAGCAGCAGCTTATAATGCCAAG ttgccaaaatcaaaacttAGGCAAGTCCACAAGAAATTTCATGAGGACAACGTAGAG GTTGTTGTTGCAACTGTGGCTTTTGGAATGGGGATCGACAAGTTAAATGTCAGAAGAATCATCCACTATGGTTGGCCACAG AGTTTAGAAGCATACTATCAAGAAGCAGGGCGTGCTGGAAGAGATGGAAAATTAGCAGATTGCA taCTCTTTGCTAATTTAGCAAGAACACCAACTCTGTTGCCTAGTAAAAGGAGTGAAGATCAGTTGAAAGTAGAGTACAAAATGCTGTCTGATTGTCACAG ATATGGAATGAACACTGCAAACTGTCGAGCTAGATCACTCGTTGAGTATTTTGGGGAGCCCTTCAGTCACAAGAAGTGCTACTT GTGCGATGTGTGCATTAAAGGACCTCCTGAGAAGCTGGATGTGAGGGAACAGGCTGATATTTTCATGCAGGTTCTCGCTGCTCACAAG AAACAGTATGCTTTGTCTTTCGGAAACAGTGGATACATTACCGACtcatatgatgatgatataacATGTCTTGGCGTCAAACGAAGACGATCTGTTAAGAAGCTATATCTCAAGCTCTTGGTCGGTAAAACCAGGAAgcag TCTCCTAAGTACAAGGCAACTGAGATATGGTGGCAAGGTCTTGCTCGAGTTATGGAAAGTAAAGGATACATCAAAGAGGGTGATGAGAAG GCTCATGTTCAGATAAAATATCCTGAGCTAACAGAACGAGGATGGGATTTTGTGCGATCACAAGGAGAGGAAAGCTTCTGCATATTTCCTGAAGCTGATATGCTTCTCTAG